Proteins encoded by one window of Salvia splendens isolate huo1 chromosome 14, SspV2, whole genome shotgun sequence:
- the LOC121764848 gene encoding uncharacterized protein LOC121764848 → MSRWEYFSGTRPHLPPPLSCSNGLPQRRTTWLTASLTLAAAIVRISYEMGHYKLFKWCDLQIDILKRLQREAFSDIMKLRDRQDKVERLLTFYKSSKGSPFQESGTLVRGNVNVLGAFFVMDDVDEHAIQTSAFRNGIDARLRFETDVREKDKLVAEYSANANGKVICWAFHFRLQNFSMLHILVIGSLPLHSQQTETFLNMNFGYTATRSCICEGWSNPAPGHNDLFQLVTITVARHFVTYISLVAEKNMDSTCEPLML, encoded by the exons ATGAGCCGTTGGGAGTATTTTTCTGGCACTCGACCCCACCTTCCTCCGCCGCTGAGCTGCTCAAATGGCTTGCCACAACGGCGCACGACTTGGCTCACGGCATCCTTAACTCTGGCCGCCGCCATAGTCCG GATCAGCTATGAGATGGGGCATTACAAACTATTCAAATGGTGTGATTTACAGATTGATATCTTGAAGCGCTTACAACGAGAAGCCTTTTCAGATATCATGAAACTCAGGGATAGGCAAGACAAGGTAGAAAGACTACTCACTTTCTACAAATCTTCCAAGGGAAGTCCATTCCAGGAATCCGGCACTCTTGTGAGGGGAAATGTCAATGTACTAGGGGCATTCTTCGTTATGGATGATGTTGACGAGCATGCCATTCAAACATCTGCTTTTAGAAATGGTATTGATGCTAGGCTGAGATTTGAAACTGATGTAAGGGAGAAAGATAAACTTGTAGCTGAATATTCTGCCAATGCCAATGGCAAGGTGATATGCTGGGCGTTTCACTTTCGCTTGCAAAATTTCTCTATGCTGCACATTTTAGTGATTGGTTCTCTGCCGTTGCATTCCCAACAA ACGGAGACATTCTTGAACATGAATTTCGGTTACACTGCGACCAGGTCTTGTATATGTGAAGGATGGAGTAACCCAGCTCCCGGCCATAACGATCTATTCCAGCTGGTCACTATAACTGTTGCTCGCCATTTTGTGACATATATTTCTCTTGTTGCCGAGAAAAACATGGATTCTACATGTGAGCCATTGATgttataa